A DNA window from Bubalus bubalis isolate 160015118507 breed Murrah chromosome 20, NDDB_SH_1, whole genome shotgun sequence contains the following coding sequences:
- the ULK3 gene encoding serine/threonine-protein kinase ULK3 isoform X1 has protein sequence MAGSGWVPPRVDGFILTERLGSGTYATVYKAYAKKDTREVVAIKCVAKKSLNKASVENLLTEIEILKGIRHPHIVQLKDFQWDSDNIYLIMEFCAGGDLSRFIHTRRILPEKVARVFMQQLASALQFLHERNISHLDLKPQNILLSSLEKPHLKLADFGFAQHMSPRDEKHVLRGSPLYMAPEMVCQRQYDARVDLWSVGVILYEALFGQPPFASRSFSELEEKIRSNRVIELPLRPQLSQDCRDLLQRLLERDPSRRISFQDFFSHPWVDLEHMPSGESLGRATALVVQAVKKDQEGDAAAALSLYCKALDFFVPALHYEVDAQRKEAIKAKQVGQYVSRAEELKAIVSSSNRALLRQGTSARDLLREMARDKPRLLAALEVASAAMAKEEEAGGEQDALALYQHSLGELLLLLAAEPPGRRRELLHTEVQNLMARAEYLKEQVKMKESHWEAETLDKEGLSESVRSSCTLQ, from the exons ATGGCGGGGTCCGGCTGGGTCCCCCCGCGAGTGGACGGCTTCATTCTCACTGAGCGCCTGGGCAGTGGCACGTATGCCACGGTGTACAAGGCCTACGCCAAG AAGGATACTCGGGAGGTGGTAGCCATAAAGTGTGTGGCCAAGAAGAGTCTGAACAAGGCATCCGTGGAAAACCTCCTGACAGAAATAGAGATCCTCAAGGGCATTCGACACCCCCACATTGTACAGCTGAAAGACTTCCAG TGGGACAGTGACAACATCTACCTCATCATGGAATTCTGCGCAGGAGGTGACCTGTCTCGCTTCATCCACACCCGCAGGATTCTGCCTGAGAAGGTGGCTAGGGTCTTCATGCAGCAGTTGG CCAGTGCCCTGCAGTTCTTACATGAACGGAACATCTCTCACCTGGACCTGAAGCCACAGAACATTCTGCTGAGCTCCCTGGAGAAGCCCCACCTTAAACTGGCAG ACTTTGGCTTTGCACAGCACATGTCCCCCCGGGATGAGAAGCACGTGCTTCGTGGCTCCCCACTCTACATGGCTCCCGAGATGGTGTGTCAGCGGCAGTACGATGCCCGTGTAGACCTCTGGTCTGTGGGGGTCATCCTATATG AAGCCCTCTTCGGGCAGCCCCCCTTTGCCTCCAGGTCGTTCTCAGAGCTGGAAGAGAAGATCCGGAGCAACCGGGTTATTGAG CTCCCCCTGCGGCCCCAACTCTCCCAGGACTGCCGAGATCTGCTGCAGCGGCTCCTGGAGCGGGACCCCAGCCGCCGCATCTCCTTCCAGGACTTCTTCTCCCACCCTTGGGTAGACCTGGAGCACATGCCCAGTGGGGAGAGCCTGGGACGAGCA ACCGCCCTGGTGGTGCAGGCTGTGAAGAAGGACCAGGAGGGGGACGCTGCGGCTGCCTTGTCTCTCTACTGCAAGGCCCTGGACTTCTTCGTCCCCGCCCTGCACT ACGAAGTGGACGCCCAGCGGAAGGAGGCAATTAAGGCAAAG CAGGTAGGGCAGTACGTGTCCCGGGCTGAGGAGCTCAAGGCCATCGTCTCCTCCTCCAATCGGGCCCTGCTGAGGCAAGGGACCTCTGCCCGAGACCTGCTCAGAG AGATGGCCCGGGACAAGCCGCGCCTCCTGGCTGCCCTGGAAGTGGCTTCGGCTGCCATGGCCAAG GAGGAAGAGGCTGGCGGGGAGCAGGACGCGCTGGCCCTGTACCAGCACAGTCtgggggagctgctgctgctgctggcag CGGAGCCCCCAGGCCGGAGGCGGGAGCTGCTTCACACTGAG GTTCAGAATCTCATGGCTCGGGCTGAGTACCTGAAGGAGCAGGTCAAG ATGAAAGAGTCTCACTGGGAAGCCGAGACCCTGGACAAAGAGGGGCTGTCGGAGTCTGTTCGTAGCT CTTGTACTCTGCAGTGA
- the ULK3 gene encoding serine/threonine-protein kinase ULK3 isoform X3 — MAGSGWVPPRVDGFILTERLGSGTYATVYKAYAKWDSDNIYLIMEFCAGGDLSRFIHTRRILPEKVARVFMQQLASALQFLHERNISHLDLKPQNILLSSLEKPHLKLADFGFAQHMSPRDEKHVLRGSPLYMAPEMVCQRQYDARVDLWSVGVILYEALFGQPPFASRSFSELEEKIRSNRVIELPLRPQLSQDCRDLLQRLLERDPSRRISFQDFFSHPWVDLEHMPSGESLGRATALVVQAVKKDQEGDAAAALSLYCKALDFFVPALHYEVDAQRKEAIKAKQVGQYVSRAEELKAIVSSSNRALLRQGTSARDLLREMARDKPRLLAALEVASAAMAKEEEAGGEQDALALYQHSLGELLLLLAAEPPGRRRELLHTEVQNLMARAEYLKEQVKMKESHWEAETLDKEGLSESVRSSCTLQ, encoded by the exons ATGGCGGGGTCCGGCTGGGTCCCCCCGCGAGTGGACGGCTTCATTCTCACTGAGCGCCTGGGCAGTGGCACGTATGCCACGGTGTACAAGGCCTACGCCAAG TGGGACAGTGACAACATCTACCTCATCATGGAATTCTGCGCAGGAGGTGACCTGTCTCGCTTCATCCACACCCGCAGGATTCTGCCTGAGAAGGTGGCTAGGGTCTTCATGCAGCAGTTGG CCAGTGCCCTGCAGTTCTTACATGAACGGAACATCTCTCACCTGGACCTGAAGCCACAGAACATTCTGCTGAGCTCCCTGGAGAAGCCCCACCTTAAACTGGCAG ACTTTGGCTTTGCACAGCACATGTCCCCCCGGGATGAGAAGCACGTGCTTCGTGGCTCCCCACTCTACATGGCTCCCGAGATGGTGTGTCAGCGGCAGTACGATGCCCGTGTAGACCTCTGGTCTGTGGGGGTCATCCTATATG AAGCCCTCTTCGGGCAGCCCCCCTTTGCCTCCAGGTCGTTCTCAGAGCTGGAAGAGAAGATCCGGAGCAACCGGGTTATTGAG CTCCCCCTGCGGCCCCAACTCTCCCAGGACTGCCGAGATCTGCTGCAGCGGCTCCTGGAGCGGGACCCCAGCCGCCGCATCTCCTTCCAGGACTTCTTCTCCCACCCTTGGGTAGACCTGGAGCACATGCCCAGTGGGGAGAGCCTGGGACGAGCA ACCGCCCTGGTGGTGCAGGCTGTGAAGAAGGACCAGGAGGGGGACGCTGCGGCTGCCTTGTCTCTCTACTGCAAGGCCCTGGACTTCTTCGTCCCCGCCCTGCACT ACGAAGTGGACGCCCAGCGGAAGGAGGCAATTAAGGCAAAG CAGGTAGGGCAGTACGTGTCCCGGGCTGAGGAGCTCAAGGCCATCGTCTCCTCCTCCAATCGGGCCCTGCTGAGGCAAGGGACCTCTGCCCGAGACCTGCTCAGAG AGATGGCCCGGGACAAGCCGCGCCTCCTGGCTGCCCTGGAAGTGGCTTCGGCTGCCATGGCCAAG GAGGAAGAGGCTGGCGGGGAGCAGGACGCGCTGGCCCTGTACCAGCACAGTCtgggggagctgctgctgctgctggcag CGGAGCCCCCAGGCCGGAGGCGGGAGCTGCTTCACACTGAG GTTCAGAATCTCATGGCTCGGGCTGAGTACCTGAAGGAGCAGGTCAAG ATGAAAGAGTCTCACTGGGAAGCCGAGACCCTGGACAAAGAGGGGCTGTCGGAGTCTGTTCGTAGCT CTTGTACTCTGCAGTGA
- the ULK3 gene encoding serine/threonine-protein kinase ULK3 isoform X2: protein MAGSGWVPPRVDGFILTERLGSGTYATVYKAYAKKDTREVVAIKCVAKKSLNKASVENLLTEIEILKGIRHPHIVQLKDFQWDSDNIYLIMEFCAGGDLSRFIHTRRILPEKVARVFMQQLASALQFLHERNISHLDLKPQNILLSSLEKPHLKLADFGFAQHMSPRDEKHVLRGSPLYMAPEMVCQRQYDARVDLWSVGVILYEALFGQPPFASRSFSELEEKIRSNRVIELPLRPQLSQDCRDLLQRLLERDPSRRISFQDFFSHPWVDLEHMPSGESLGRATALVVQAVKKDQEGDAAAALSLYCKALDFFVPALHYEVDAQRKEAIKAKVGQYVSRAEELKAIVSSSNRALLRQGTSARDLLREMARDKPRLLAALEVASAAMAKEEEAGGEQDALALYQHSLGELLLLLAAEPPGRRRELLHTEVQNLMARAEYLKEQVKMKESHWEAETLDKEGLSESVRSSCTLQ from the exons ATGGCGGGGTCCGGCTGGGTCCCCCCGCGAGTGGACGGCTTCATTCTCACTGAGCGCCTGGGCAGTGGCACGTATGCCACGGTGTACAAGGCCTACGCCAAG AAGGATACTCGGGAGGTGGTAGCCATAAAGTGTGTGGCCAAGAAGAGTCTGAACAAGGCATCCGTGGAAAACCTCCTGACAGAAATAGAGATCCTCAAGGGCATTCGACACCCCCACATTGTACAGCTGAAAGACTTCCAG TGGGACAGTGACAACATCTACCTCATCATGGAATTCTGCGCAGGAGGTGACCTGTCTCGCTTCATCCACACCCGCAGGATTCTGCCTGAGAAGGTGGCTAGGGTCTTCATGCAGCAGTTGG CCAGTGCCCTGCAGTTCTTACATGAACGGAACATCTCTCACCTGGACCTGAAGCCACAGAACATTCTGCTGAGCTCCCTGGAGAAGCCCCACCTTAAACTGGCAG ACTTTGGCTTTGCACAGCACATGTCCCCCCGGGATGAGAAGCACGTGCTTCGTGGCTCCCCACTCTACATGGCTCCCGAGATGGTGTGTCAGCGGCAGTACGATGCCCGTGTAGACCTCTGGTCTGTGGGGGTCATCCTATATG AAGCCCTCTTCGGGCAGCCCCCCTTTGCCTCCAGGTCGTTCTCAGAGCTGGAAGAGAAGATCCGGAGCAACCGGGTTATTGAG CTCCCCCTGCGGCCCCAACTCTCCCAGGACTGCCGAGATCTGCTGCAGCGGCTCCTGGAGCGGGACCCCAGCCGCCGCATCTCCTTCCAGGACTTCTTCTCCCACCCTTGGGTAGACCTGGAGCACATGCCCAGTGGGGAGAGCCTGGGACGAGCA ACCGCCCTGGTGGTGCAGGCTGTGAAGAAGGACCAGGAGGGGGACGCTGCGGCTGCCTTGTCTCTCTACTGCAAGGCCCTGGACTTCTTCGTCCCCGCCCTGCACT ACGAAGTGGACGCCCAGCGGAAGGAGGCAATTAAGGCAAAG GTAGGGCAGTACGTGTCCCGGGCTGAGGAGCTCAAGGCCATCGTCTCCTCCTCCAATCGGGCCCTGCTGAGGCAAGGGACCTCTGCCCGAGACCTGCTCAGAG AGATGGCCCGGGACAAGCCGCGCCTCCTGGCTGCCCTGGAAGTGGCTTCGGCTGCCATGGCCAAG GAGGAAGAGGCTGGCGGGGAGCAGGACGCGCTGGCCCTGTACCAGCACAGTCtgggggagctgctgctgctgctggcag CGGAGCCCCCAGGCCGGAGGCGGGAGCTGCTTCACACTGAG GTTCAGAATCTCATGGCTCGGGCTGAGTACCTGAAGGAGCAGGTCAAG ATGAAAGAGTCTCACTGGGAAGCCGAGACCCTGGACAAAGAGGGGCTGTCGGAGTCTGTTCGTAGCT CTTGTACTCTGCAGTGA